Proteins encoded in a region of the Haloglomus salinum genome:
- a CDS encoding IS5 family transposase — MPSKLARFTDRCVALSQKAVGSDENKPVRKGEGGYADWVIVALHGLREYLDLPYRRFLDILREMPDIVEKLGLTVEELPDFTTVCARKQELKMRVWRVLLRLSVNLFDTGEIQAIDSTSLAHRSSSHNYAKRVKGTFESVKTTLLVDCSTRAILDVHCSMNLPHDTQIAWQVLTRNLDRLGTVVADKGFDWDKLRHKLRKEGIRPVIKHREFYSLDAAHNARIDDETYHQRSIAESIFFALRKRFGATVKARTWFGQFREIVLKAAVRNIEQSLTT; from the coding sequence GTGCCCTCGAAACTCGCTCGCTTCACCGACCGATGTGTGGCTTTGTCTCAAAAAGCTGTCGGGAGTGACGAAAACAAGCCTGTCAGGAAAGGTGAAGGTGGCTACGCTGATTGGGTGATCGTCGCTCTTCATGGCCTCCGCGAGTATCTCGACCTTCCATACCGACGATTCCTCGATATCCTCCGTGAAATGCCTGATATCGTGGAGAAACTCGGACTGACGGTCGAGGAGCTACCCGACTTTACCACGGTTTGTGCCCGGAAGCAGGAGCTGAAGATGCGGGTCTGGCGAGTGCTGTTGCGGCTGTCGGTGAATCTATTTGATACTGGAGAGATTCAGGCGATTGATTCTACCAGTCTCGCCCATCGCTCGTCTAGCCATAACTACGCGAAACGTGTCAAAGGTACGTTTGAGTCGGTGAAAACGACGCTTCTCGTGGATTGCTCGACGAGGGCAATCCTCGACGTACACTGCTCGATGAACCTTCCACACGACACACAGATCGCGTGGCAAGTCCTCACGAGAAATCTTGATCGCTTGGGAACTGTGGTCGCTGACAAAGGCTTCGACTGGGACAAACTTCGTCATAAACTGCGGAAAGAAGGCATCAGACCAGTAATCAAGCACCGTGAATTCTACTCGCTTGATGCCGCTCACAATGCTCGGATAGATGATGAAACGTACCATCAGAGGTCTATCGCCGAATCGATATTTTTCGCGCTTCGCAAGCGATTCGGCGCGACTGTTAAAGCCAGAACGTGGTTCGGTCAGTTTCGAGAGATCGTCCTAAAGGCCGCTGTCAGAAACATCGAGCAGTCTCTCACCACCTGA
- a CDS encoding site-specific integrase, protein MVRVDDSGSVTKCWLDQDELARLEREAGRDDWMREVAIQLMGRCGLRAHEVPYPADKHLRWSEEGECWLFEVRGKNTEGGARKLRDAWMPDRVAEDLNKYTRERDLGRDEPWVPRSTPTVRRWVDNATDAIADQLGEERWRSVSSHDLRRSFATYHLVERGRDVRTMMSVGGWSDYSAIEPYLKEATEARIGEVMGNQTTYS, encoded by the coding sequence ATGGTTCGCGTGGATGACTCCGGCTCTGTCACGAAGTGCTGGCTCGACCAGGACGAACTCGCCCGGCTCGAACGCGAGGCCGGTCGCGACGACTGGATGCGCGAGGTCGCCATCCAGTTGATGGGGCGGTGCGGCCTGCGGGCCCACGAGGTACCCTACCCGGCCGACAAGCATCTCCGCTGGAGCGAGGAGGGCGAGTGCTGGCTCTTCGAGGTTCGGGGCAAGAACACCGAGGGCGGCGCCCGGAAGCTACGAGACGCCTGGATGCCCGACCGCGTCGCCGAGGACCTGAACAAGTACACGCGAGAGCGAGACCTCGGCCGCGACGAGCCCTGGGTCCCACGCTCGACGCCGACGGTGCGGCGCTGGGTCGACAACGCGACCGACGCCATCGCCGACCAGCTGGGCGAGGAGCGCTGGCGCTCGGTGAGCAGTCACGATCTCCGCCGGTCGTTCGCGACCTATCACCTCGTCGAGCGCGGCCGGGACGTGCGGACGATGATGTCGGTCGGCGGCTGGAGCGACTACTCGGCTATCGAGCCGTATCTGAAGGAAGCGACCGAGGCGCGGATTGGCGAGGTGATGGGGAACCAAACGACGTACTCGTGA
- a CDS encoding Cdc6/Cdc18 family protein — MIDEPAVFDIEGFVPSDVVHRDGPLDALSSSLDALLHHGTGRQTHIFGPSGAGKTCIARYVLDQLGDERPHIHGTYINCWNHYATSALLYQLAAGVDAVADVRPGAAAHDELLQRVREADDFGYVVVLDEVDQIESPDVLYQLYRMPHVHCIYIANDEQAFFSRLDGRMASRLRTGEIVTLDRYTREELLAILDRRAEAGLAFGATTEASLGRIAELAAGDARLAVETLYQAARKGQARGHASITEADIHDAEPVARSELRQKTLSQLTRHQRILFEALEAAGEPLQMGALESAYRARVSSPRSTKTLRRYLSKLAQYNLVAIEGETSGRTYEAQ, encoded by the coding sequence ATGATCGACGAGCCAGCCGTCTTCGACATCGAGGGGTTCGTCCCGAGCGACGTGGTGCATCGGGACGGCCCGCTCGATGCCCTCTCGTCCTCGCTCGATGCCCTCCTCCACCACGGCACCGGCCGGCAGACGCACATCTTCGGGCCCTCCGGCGCGGGCAAGACCTGCATCGCCCGCTACGTGCTCGACCAGCTCGGAGATGAGCGCCCCCACATCCACGGGACCTACATCAACTGCTGGAACCACTACGCCACGAGCGCGTTGCTCTACCAGCTGGCCGCCGGCGTGGATGCGGTGGCTGACGTTCGCCCGGGAGCCGCGGCCCACGACGAGCTGCTCCAGCGGGTGCGTGAGGCCGACGACTTCGGCTACGTCGTCGTCCTCGACGAGGTCGACCAGATCGAGAGCCCGGATGTCCTCTACCAGCTGTATCGGATGCCCCACGTCCACTGCATCTACATCGCCAACGACGAGCAGGCGTTCTTCAGCCGGTTGGATGGCCGGATGGCCAGCCGACTGCGGACCGGCGAGATCGTCACGCTGGATCGCTACACGCGCGAGGAGTTGCTCGCCATCCTCGACCGGCGGGCCGAGGCCGGGCTGGCGTTCGGCGCGACGACGGAGGCGTCGCTGGGCCGGATCGCCGAGCTGGCGGCCGGCGATGCCCGACTCGCCGTCGAGACGCTGTATCAGGCCGCCCGGAAGGGGCAGGCCCGTGGCCACGCCTCGATCACGGAGGCCGACATCCACGACGCCGAGCCCGTCGCGCGGTCGGAGTTGCGACAGAAGACCCTCTCACAGCTGACGCGGCATCAGCGCATCCTGTTCGAGGCGCTCGAGGCGGCTGGTGAGCCACTCCAGATGGGGGCACTGGAGTCGGCGTATCGGGCCCGGGTGTCGAGTCCGCGGTCGACGAAGACGCTCCGGCGGTATCTCTCGAAGCTGGCGCAGTACAATCTGGTCGCCATCGAGGGTGAAACCAGCGGGCGGACGTACGAGGCGCAGTAG
- a CDS encoding type IV pilin — translation MHFTNLLGDDDAVSPVIGVILMVAITVILAAVIGTFVLGLGDQVSDSSPQASFNFDFQNGTAATITHDGGDAISNDQLDVIIAGETVYDGGSGFSDVNSCEGGATEQWSTSGKSSGWSSEVTAGSVLTLSYKGGTGDDCGGDDIRVVWSSSSGGDTATLAQAEWSS, via the coding sequence ATGCACTTCACAAACCTACTCGGCGACGACGATGCGGTTTCGCCGGTCATCGGCGTGATTCTCATGGTTGCGATAACCGTGATTCTCGCGGCCGTGATCGGCACGTTCGTGCTCGGGCTCGGTGACCAGGTGTCGGACAGTTCCCCGCAGGCGAGCTTCAACTTCGACTTCCAGAATGGGACTGCAGCCACCATCACTCATGACGGTGGTGACGCGATTTCTAACGACCAGCTTGATGTGATTATTGCTGGTGAAACCGTTTACGACGGTGGTAGTGGATTCAGCGACGTGAATTCTTGCGAAGGTGGCGCTACGGAACAGTGGTCCACTTCCGGCAAGAGTTCTGGATGGTCGAGTGAGGTCACTGCGGGCAGCGTGCTTACACTGAGTTACAAGGGAGGTACCGGCGACGATTGTGGTGGAGATGACATCCGCGTCGTGTGGTCGTCCTCCAGCGGTGGCGACACGGCCACGCTCGCGCAGGCAGAGTGGTCGAGCTAA
- a CDS encoding type IV pilin encodes MEFKQLFTDNDAVSPVIGVILMVAITVILAAVIGTFVLGLGDQVSDSSPTASFTFNQGSADYDDGGSDTATLKGVEITHDGGDAIAQDDITILVNGNPGVDVISNSGADDDSSVPWSGTSDVTAGDRTEVDAVYTGTSDIGSVTGAGTITYDGSGNIDGDFKQLQSDDTVRVVWSSSSGGDTATLGKFTVA; translated from the coding sequence ATGGAATTCAAACAACTATTCACGGACAACGACGCGGTTTCGCCAGTCATCGGCGTCATATTGATGGTGGCAATCACAGTGATTCTTGCCGCCGTCATCGGGACGTTCGTGCTCGGCCTGGGCGATCAGGTTTCGGACAGCTCGCCGACGGCGAGCTTCACGTTCAACCAAGGGAGTGCCGACTACGACGATGGTGGTAGCGACACGGCGACGCTCAAAGGTGTCGAAATCACCCACGACGGTGGTGACGCAATTGCACAAGACGACATCACAATCTTGGTGAACGGGAATCCGGGCGTTGATGTCATCAGCAATTCTGGTGCTGATGACGATAGTTCGGTTCCGTGGAGTGGTACAAGCGACGTGACAGCTGGTGACCGCACGGAAGTGGATGCAGTCTATACCGGGACCAGCGATATTGGGTCCGTGACCGGTGCTGGCACAATTACATATGACGGCTCCGGGAACATCGATGGTGACTTCAAGCAGCTTCAATCCGACGACACCGTCCGCGTCGTCTGGTCTTCGTCCAGCGGTGGCGACACGGCCACGCTCGGCAAGTTCACGGTCGCGTAA
- a CDS encoding DUF2188 domain-containing protein, producing the protein MTEYKVLPSGNQWRVEKGNGSVVSNHRKKAPAVSSAKSEAGSGDVVIIRRSDGTIQDRHEY; encoded by the coding sequence ATGACGGAATACAAAGTGCTCCCCAGCGGGAATCAATGGCGAGTCGAGAAAGGAAACGGCAGCGTCGTCTCGAACCACCGGAAGAAGGCCCCAGCAGTCTCCTCGGCCAAGTCCGAGGCTGGAAGTGGTGACGTGGTGATCATCCGGCGGTCCGACGGCACGATTCAGGACCGGCACGAATACTGA